A single window of Deinococcota bacterium DNA harbors:
- the cysW gene encoding sulfate ABC transporter permease subunit CysW — protein sequence MQTISDPRPALTPAATGESPLVRWGLIGLALAFLGLFLFLPLVTVFAQALSRGLALYLSSFTDPYTLSAIRLTLLTAAIAVPLNLVFGVAAAWAIAKFDFAGKSVLITLIDLPFAVSPVIAGLVFVLLFGAQGLLSPWLQEHDIKIIFAVPGIVLATMFVTFPFVARELIPLMQEQGNDEEEAALILGASGLQTFWRVTLPNIRWGLLYGVILCNARAMGEFGAVSVVSGHIRGLTNTMPLHVEILYNEYNFVAAFAVASLLASLAVLTLIAKSIVEWRAERELAAATLEARKEAP from the coding sequence ATTCAAACCATCAGCGACCCGCGCCCCGCCCTTACGCCCGCCGCGACCGGCGAGTCCCCCCTCGTCCGCTGGGGGCTCATCGGCCTGGCGCTCGCCTTTCTCGGCCTCTTTCTCTTCTTGCCGCTCGTCACGGTCTTCGCTCAGGCACTGTCTCGAGGTCTGGCCCTCTACCTGAGCTCCTTTACCGACCCCTACACGCTCTCCGCCATCCGCCTGACGCTGCTGACCGCCGCCATCGCCGTGCCCTTAAACCTCGTCTTCGGCGTCGCCGCGGCCTGGGCGATCGCCAAGTTCGACTTTGCCGGCAAGAGCGTGCTGATCACCCTCATCGACTTGCCCTTCGCGGTGTCGCCGGTCATCGCCGGGCTGGTCTTCGTCTTGCTCTTTGGCGCGCAGGGTCTCCTGAGCCCGTGGCTCCAAGAGCACGACATCAAGATCATCTTCGCGGTGCCGGGCATCGTCCTAGCCACCATGTTCGTCACCTTTCCCTTCGTGGCGCGCGAGCTGATCCCCCTCATGCAGGAGCAGGGCAACGACGAGGAAGAGGCGGCGCTCATCTTAGGCGCCAGCGGCCTTCAGACCTTCTGGCGGGTGACCTTGCCCAACATCCGCTGGGGCCTCCTCTACGGCGTCATCCTCTGCAACGCCCGGGCGATGGGCGAGTTTGGCGCGGTCTCGGTGGTATCGGGCCACATCCGCGGCCTGACCAACACCATGCCGCTCCACGTCGAGATCCTCTACAACGAGTACAACTTCGTCGCCGCCTTCGCGGTGGCCTCGCTCCTGGCCTCCTTGGCCGTCTTGACCCTCATCGCCAAGAGCATCGTCGAATGGCGCGCCGAGCGGGAGCTGGCCGCCGCCACCCTCGAAGCGAGAAAGGAAGCACCATGA
- a CDS encoding ABC transporter permease, with the protein MTRADVNGFTATLRLDLALQRRNHLYLFTALTTVLLAVLLRAFVPGEALAEFLPGLFFLWLGSSTFMFCAAMLLFERGEGSLDALAVTPLPPRAYLLSKVVSLTLLGTAESLVILLFAYGSLPTLSAVNLFFLLPGLVGLAALYTLLGLVVVVRYRSVTHFVVTAPFVVAPLFIPALGLIGLWHPLFYLWPTQAPLLLLQGAFGGQGSWQILYAVLYTPLTLLAAFVWAEGAFDRHVIERRAA; encoded by the coding sequence GTGACAAGGGCTGACGTAAACGGCTTCACCGCCACCTTGCGGCTCGACTTGGCCCTGCAGCGGCGCAACCACCTCTACCTCTTCACCGCCCTCACCACCGTGCTGCTCGCGGTCCTCCTGCGCGCCTTCGTCCCCGGCGAGGCTTTGGCCGAGTTCCTGCCCGGCCTCTTTTTCCTGTGGCTGGGCAGCAGCACCTTTATGTTCTGCGCCGCCATGTTGCTCTTCGAGCGGGGCGAGGGCAGCCTGGACGCGCTCGCCGTCACGCCGCTGCCTCCTAGGGCCTACCTGCTCTCGAAAGTTGTCAGCCTGACGCTTCTGGGCACAGCCGAGAGTCTGGTCATCCTCCTCTTCGCTTACGGCAGCTTGCCAACGCTGTCCGCGGTGAACCTGTTCTTCCTGCTGCCGGGTCTCGTCGGTCTGGCGGCCCTCTACACCCTGCTCGGCCTCGTCGTGGTGGTGCGCTACCGCTCGGTGACGCACTTTGTCGTCACAGCGCCCTTCGTCGTGGCGCCCCTTTTCATCCCGGCGTTGGGCCTGATCGGCCTCTGGCACCCCCTCTTCTACCTCTGGCCGACGCAGGCGCCGCTTCTCCTCTTGCAGGGAGCCTTTGGCGGGCAGGGGTCCTGGCAAATCCTCTACGCCGTCCTCTACACGCCCTTGACGCTGCTCGCCGCCTTCGTCTGGGCGGAAGGCGCATTCGACCGTCACGTCATCGAGCGGCGAGCGGCCTAG
- a CDS encoding tripartite tricarboxylate transporter substrate binding protein, translating into MRLFKVFLVVLAVLGFALAQYPERALTYVIPFDPGGESDITARLQQPHLEDMLGVGITVTHRPGGGGAVGWGEFQRSAQADGYQIIGVNTPHIIAQPSLRGDAGYETDGFELISWFHFTPSALIVRQDSPFETLDDLIDFARNNPQVVTVAGTGTFTHNHFQTLRLEREAEIDLTYIPFSGTGALKPAILGGHVSVLMTNSTAGVELGDEVRILAVAAEERVPALPDAPTFRELGYDIVGGAYRGVAAPTGTPPEIIEALADAFGRVNEIIGEQQELQGYVMTDLRGDEAVALIEQIREDYEDILQEAGEQ; encoded by the coding sequence ATGAGGCTGTTTAAGGTTTTTCTGGTCGTTCTAGCTGTCTTGGGTTTTGCACTTGCCCAGTATCCGGAGAGGGCCCTTACCTACGTCATTCCCTTCGACCCCGGAGGCGAATCCGACATCACTGCGCGGTTGCAGCAGCCTCATCTAGAGGACATGCTCGGCGTCGGCATCACCGTGACGCACCGGCCCGGCGGCGGCGGCGCAGTGGGCTGGGGCGAGTTCCAGCGCAGCGCCCAAGCGGACGGCTACCAGATTATCGGAGTGAATACTCCCCACATCATCGCACAACCATCGCTCCGCGGCGACGCCGGCTACGAGACGGACGGCTTCGAGCTTATCAGCTGGTTCCACTTCACGCCGAGCGCCCTCATCGTGCGTCAGGACAGCCCCTTTGAGACCCTGGACGACTTGATCGACTTTGCGCGGAACAATCCCCAGGTGGTGACCGTTGCGGGCACCGGCACCTTCACCCATAACCATTTTCAAACCCTCCGCCTTGAACGCGAGGCGGAGATTGACTTGACCTACATTCCTTTTTCGGGTACCGGCGCGCTCAAGCCCGCCATTTTGGGCGGCCACGTCTCCGTGCTTATGACCAACAGCACGGCGGGGGTCGAGCTTGGCGATGAGGTGCGCATTCTGGCCGTCGCCGCCGAGGAGCGCGTCCCCGCCCTGCCCGACGCGCCCACCTTCCGCGAACTCGGCTACGACATCGTCGGCGGCGCCTACCGGGGCGTCGCGGCGCCCACAGGCACCCCGCCGGAGATCATCGAGGCGCTGGCGGACGCCTTTGGTAGGGTCAACGAGATCATCGGCGAACAACAGGAACTGCAGGGCTACGTGATGACGGACCTCAGGGGAGACGAGGCCGTGGCACTGATCGAGCAGATAAGGGAGGATTACGAAGACATCCTGCAAGAGGCCGGCGAGCAGTAA
- the aspS gene encoding aspartate--tRNA(Asn) ligase has protein sequence MVTAGEHVTEGARVLVANLGEYVGREVSLRGWVHSRRDLGGVQFLLLRDRSGVVQCVFHKTAIPIGESCVRVEGKVVEAAKAPGGLELQASALTVLSPALEPAPIEISKEDWHANPETLLEYRHVSLRGLKARATLKVQAELVRAFRRYLNAADFTEIFTPKLVAAGAEGGANLFEVDYYGKRAYLAQSPQLYKQIMVGVYERVYEVAPVYRAELSHTSRHLSEYLSLDVEMGFIDSEDEVMDLEEALLKRMMADVGESCRAELGLMGRALPNLEVSFPRIPLLEARELVAERYGHNTGGKDLDPEAERLIGRWALEEHGSDFVFVTRYPQAARPFYTYPTGDGLSRGLDLIFRGVEITSGGQRIHDYAMLVGELERRGLDKEAFSGYLEVFKYGMPPHGGFAIGAERLTALLLGIGNVRFARAFPRDGSRLQP, from the coding sequence ATGGTGACAGCAGGAGAACACGTGACGGAGGGGGCTCGAGTCTTAGTCGCCAATCTCGGTGAGTACGTCGGGCGGGAGGTGAGCCTGCGGGGCTGGGTGCACAGCCGCCGCGACCTGGGCGGGGTGCAGTTTCTCTTGCTTCGCGACCGCAGCGGCGTGGTGCAGTGCGTCTTTCACAAGACGGCCATTCCGATAGGCGAGAGCTGCGTCAGGGTCGAGGGCAAGGTGGTCGAGGCGGCCAAAGCGCCGGGCGGGCTCGAGCTTCAGGCCAGCGCGCTCACCGTCCTCTCCCCCGCCCTGGAGCCCGCGCCCATCGAGATCTCCAAGGAGGACTGGCACGCCAACCCCGAGACGCTGTTGGAGTACCGCCACGTCTCCCTGCGCGGCCTCAAGGCGCGCGCGACTTTGAAGGTCCAGGCCGAGCTGGTGCGCGCCTTTCGCCGCTATCTGAACGCGGCGGACTTCACCGAGATCTTCACCCCCAAGCTCGTCGCGGCGGGCGCCGAGGGCGGCGCCAACCTCTTCGAGGTGGACTACTACGGCAAGCGCGCCTACCTGGCGCAGTCGCCGCAGCTCTACAAGCAGATCATGGTGGGCGTCTATGAGCGGGTTTACGAGGTGGCGCCCGTCTACCGCGCCGAGCTCTCCCACACCAGCCGCCACCTCTCGGAGTACTTGAGCCTCGACGTGGAGATGGGCTTTATCGACTCCGAAGACGAGGTGATGGATCTCGAGGAGGCGCTCCTAAAACGTATGATGGCCGACGTCGGCGAGAGTTGCCGGGCTGAGCTGGGGCTGATGGGTAGGGCGCTGCCCAACCTCGAGGTGAGCTTTCCCCGCATCCCCCTGCTGGAAGCGCGCGAGCTCGTCGCCGAGCGCTACGGCCACAACACGGGCGGCAAGGACCTGGATCCCGAGGCCGAGCGACTGATCGGCCGCTGGGCACTTGAGGAGCATGGCAGCGACTTCGTCTTCGTGACCCGCTACCCGCAGGCCGCCCGGCCCTTCTACACCTACCCCACTGGGGACGGCCTCAGCCGCGGCCTGGACCTGATCTTCCGCGGCGTCGAGATCACCAGCGGCGGCCAGCGGATTCACGACTACGCCATGCTGGTAGGGGAGCTCGAGCGGCGTGGCCTGGACAAGGAAGCCTTTTCCGGCTACCTCGAGGTCTTCAAGTACGGCATGCCCCCTCACGGCGGCTTCGCCATCGGCGCGGAGCGGCTGACGGCCTTGCTGCTGGGCATCGGCAACGTGCGCTTCGCGCGGGCCTTTCCGCGCGACGGCAGCAGGTTGCAGCCCTGA
- a CDS encoding sulfate ABC transporter ATP-binding protein: MSIEVKGINKRFGHFAALDDLSLEVETGELLALLGPSGSGKTTLLRIIAGLEGADTGTVHFHGEEATSRSVQDRQVGFVFQHYALFRHMNVFENVAFGLRVKPRRTRPSPVELERKVREILELVQIDWLARRHPSQLSGGQRQRVALARALVTEPKVLLLDEPFGALDAKVRKELRRWLRRLHNDMHITSVFVTHDQEEALEVADRVVVMNRGRIEQLGTPEEVYDHPASPFVYEFLGDVNRLSRGVHSGVPGEVSYVRPHDLEVSRHSAHPEAVRAVIDHIVPIGPTVRLELRHADDDSTIEAEMSKDHYRSLNLAEGQQIFVTPRRHKVFTPA; the protein is encoded by the coding sequence ATGAGCATCGAAGTGAAGGGCATCAACAAACGCTTTGGCCACTTTGCGGCCTTAGACGACCTCAGCTTGGAGGTCGAAACGGGCGAGCTCTTGGCGCTCCTAGGACCGTCGGGCTCCGGCAAGACCACGCTCCTACGAATCATCGCCGGGCTCGAGGGCGCGGACACGGGCACGGTTCATTTTCACGGCGAAGAGGCCACTTCGCGCAGCGTTCAGGACAGGCAGGTCGGCTTTGTCTTCCAGCACTACGCGCTCTTTCGCCACATGAACGTCTTCGAGAACGTGGCCTTCGGCCTGCGCGTCAAGCCCCGGCGCACCCGGCCCTCGCCGGTCGAGTTAGAGCGCAAGGTCCGGGAGATCTTGGAGCTCGTGCAGATCGACTGGCTGGCGCGGCGTCACCCCAGCCAGCTTTCGGGCGGCCAGCGCCAGCGCGTCGCGCTCGCTCGCGCCCTCGTCACCGAGCCCAAGGTGCTGCTCCTAGACGAGCCCTTTGGCGCCTTGGACGCCAAGGTGCGCAAGGAGCTCAGGCGCTGGCTGCGCCGGCTCCACAACGACATGCACATCACCAGCGTCTTCGTCACCCACGACCAGGAGGAGGCCCTCGAGGTGGCCGACCGGGTGGTGGTCATGAACCGCGGACGCATCGAACAGCTCGGCACGCCCGAGGAGGTCTACGACCACCCCGCCAGCCCCTTCGTCTACGAGTTCTTGGGCGACGTCAACCGCCTCTCGCGCGGCGTTCATAGTGGCGTCCCGGGTGAGGTCTCCTACGTGCGGCCGCACGACCTCGAGGTGAGCCGCCACAGCGCCCACCCCGAGGCGGTAAGGGCCGTGATCGACCACATCGTTCCCATCGGGCCGACGGTCAGGCTCGAGCTCAGGCACGCTGACGACGACAGCACCATCGAAGCGGAGATGAGCAAAGATCACTACCGGTCCCTAAACCTCGCGGAGGGCCAGCAGATCTTCGTCACGCCGCGCCGGCACAAGGTGTTCACGCCGGCCTAG
- a CDS encoding Rrf2 family transcriptional regulator, whose product MLTKKTKYALKALTSLAQEYDRGPVLIAELARRERIPRKFLELILLELKNQGILRSKKGKGGGYALGRKPEAISLGHVMRVLGGPLAPLPCVSQSAYQPCEECLDEASCRIRLVMKDVRDATTEILDNTSLADLMRRGDAAPLPLEVIAPGSHRLSAGAVSLALDEPHREDADDET is encoded by the coding sequence ATGCTGACCAAAAAGACCAAGTACGCGCTCAAGGCGCTCACCTCCCTCGCCCAGGAGTACGACCGCGGCCCGGTGCTCATCGCCGAGCTCGCCCGGCGCGAGCGGATTCCCCGGAAGTTCCTGGAGCTCATCTTGCTCGAGCTCAAGAACCAGGGCATCCTGCGCAGCAAGAAGGGCAAGGGCGGCGGCTACGCGCTCGGCCGCAAGCCCGAGGCCATCAGCCTGGGCCACGTCATGCGCGTGCTCGGCGGGCCGCTGGCCCCTTTGCCCTGCGTCAGCCAGAGCGCCTACCAGCCCTGCGAGGAGTGCCTGGACGAAGCGAGCTGCCGGATTCGCCTGGTGATGAAAGACGTTCGCGACGCCACCACCGAGATCCTCGACAACACCAGCCTCGCCGACCTGATGCGGCGCGGCGACGCAGCCCCTTTGCCCCTGGAAGTCATCGCCCCTGGAAGTCATCGCTTGAGCGCTGGCGCTGTAAGCCTTGCGCTAGACGAGCCCCATAGAGAGGATGCTGATGATGAAACCTAG
- the cysT gene encoding sulfate ABC transporter permease subunit CysT codes for MTSVLKKRSVLPGFGLTLGFSLFYLGVLVLIPLAALALRSSSLSPAAFWAIMSDPRVLASFRLSFGASFVAASLNAVFGLLVAWVLVRYTFPGKRVVDALVDLPFALPTAVAGIALTAIYARNGLIGGLLEPYGLRIAFTPLGIIIALTFIGLPFVVRTVQPVLQDLEKEIEEAAASLGASRLQTFSRILLPTLLPSLLTGFALAFARALGEYGSVVFISGNMPMRTEIVPLLIITKLEQYDYAGATAIAVVMLVISFALLLIINLLQSWSGRKHAPH; via the coding sequence ATGACTTCAGTTCTTAAAAAACGCAGCGTCCTACCCGGCTTCGGGCTGACGCTCGGCTTCAGCCTCTTCTACCTGGGCGTCCTGGTCCTGATCCCGCTCGCCGCGCTCGCCTTGCGGAGCAGCAGCCTGAGCCCGGCGGCCTTCTGGGCGATCATGAGCGACCCGCGCGTGCTCGCCTCCTTTCGCCTCTCGTTTGGCGCCTCCTTTGTCGCCGCCAGCCTGAACGCCGTCTTCGGCCTCCTGGTCGCCTGGGTCTTGGTGCGCTACACCTTTCCCGGCAAGCGGGTCGTCGACGCGCTCGTCGACCTGCCCTTCGCCCTGCCTACGGCGGTGGCGGGCATCGCGCTGACCGCCATCTACGCGCGCAACGGCCTGATCGGCGGCCTGCTCGAGCCCTACGGCCTGAGGATCGCCTTCACCCCCCTCGGCATCATCATCGCGCTCACCTTCATCGGCCTGCCGTTTGTGGTGCGCACCGTCCAGCCCGTCTTGCAAGACCTCGAGAAGGAGATCGAGGAGGCCGCCGCCAGCCTGGGCGCCAGCCGGTTGCAGACGTTTAGCCGCATCCTCCTGCCGACGCTGCTGCCCTCGCTGCTGACGGGCTTCGCGCTGGCCTTCGCGCGGGCGCTGGGCGAGTACGGCTCGGTGGTCTTCATCTCCGGCAACATGCCCATGCGCACCGAGATCGTGCCGCTTTTGATCATCACCAAGCTCGAGCAGTACGACTACGCCGGCGCCACCGCCATCGCCGTGGTCATGCTGGTCATTTCGTTTGCGCTGCTCCTCATCATCAACCTCCTGCAGAGCTGGAGCGGGCGCAAGCACGCGCCGCACTAG
- a CDS encoding sulfate ABC transporter substrate-binding protein — translation MRTTAARFIVCLLTFGFSALASAQSVTLLNVSYDPTRELYQEFNTAFAAYWLAETGQSVTVNQSHGGSGSQARAVIDGLEADVVTLALAYDIDAISDRGLIAPDWQTRLPGNASPYTSTLAFLVREGNPKNIQDWDDLLRDDVEVITPNPKTSGVARWNYLAAWGYALESSGGDEAVARDFVAGLYRNVPVLDSGARGATTTFIERGIGDVLINWENELLLAVNVLGPDDFDIVVPSVSILAEPPVAVVDQNVDRRGSREVAEAYLEYLYTEEGQEIAARHYYRPTLEAVVVRYAEQFPEVNLFTVDEVFGGWRAAQEAHFADGGSFDQIYTPGR, via the coding sequence ATGCGCACTACCGCTGCCCGTTTCATCGTCTGCCTGTTGACCTTCGGCTTTTCGGCCCTCGCTTCCGCTCAGAGCGTCACCCTGCTCAACGTCTCCTACGACCCGACCCGCGAGCTTTACCAGGAGTTCAACACCGCCTTCGCCGCGTACTGGCTGGCCGAGACGGGCCAGAGCGTCACCGTCAACCAGTCGCACGGCGGCTCGGGCTCACAGGCCAGGGCGGTGATCGACGGGCTCGAGGCCGATGTGGTCACGCTCGCCCTAGCTTACGATATCGACGCCATCAGCGACCGTGGGCTCATCGCGCCGGACTGGCAGACGCGCCTGCCCGGCAACGCCTCGCCTTACACCTCCACCCTGGCCTTTTTGGTACGGGAGGGCAACCCCAAGAACATCCAGGACTGGGACGACCTCCTGCGTGACGACGTCGAGGTCATCACTCCCAACCCGAAGACGTCTGGCGTCGCCCGCTGGAACTACCTGGCGGCCTGGGGCTACGCCCTGGAGAGCTCGGGCGGCGACGAGGCGGTGGCCCGCGACTTCGTGGCGGGGCTCTACCGCAACGTGCCCGTGCTCGACTCGGGCGCGCGCGGCGCCACCACCACCTTTATCGAGCGCGGCATCGGCGACGTCTTGATCAACTGGGAAAACGAACTGCTGCTCGCCGTCAACGTCCTGGGTCCCGACGACTTCGATATCGTCGTGCCGTCCGTGAGCATCCTCGCCGAACCGCCCGTTGCGGTGGTCGACCAGAACGTCGACCGGCGCGGCAGCCGCGAGGTAGCGGAAGCTTACTTGGAGTACCTCTACACGGAGGAGGGCCAGGAGATTGCTGCCAGGCACTACTACCGCCCTACCTTGGAGGCGGTAGTAGTGCGTTACGCCGAGCAGTTTCCTGAAGTCAACCTCTTTACCGTCGATGAGGTCTTCGGTGGCTGGCGCGCGGCGCAAGAAGCGCACTTCGCCGACGGCGGCTCCTTCGACCAGATCTACACGCCCGGCAGGTAA
- a CDS encoding YezD family protein, with the protein MSQERDEAVAAASETVRRILAAIKSLRYGSLEITVHDGRVVQIERKEKMRLDRKGEEE; encoded by the coding sequence ATGAGCCAGGAACGGGATGAAGCCGTCGCGGCGGCCAGCGAAACCGTCAGGAGAATTCTCGCCGCCATCAAAAGCCTGCGCTACGGTTCGCTCGAGATCACCGTCCATGACGGTCGCGTCGTGCAGATCGAGCGCAAGGAAAAGATGCGCCTCGACAGGAAAGGGGAAGAGGAATAA
- a CDS encoding YezD family protein produces MMKPSPRSSEPQPREGLEEAILAALKGIRFGSVEITVHDARVVQIERKERFRPGDEGGAPIGNVAS; encoded by the coding sequence ATGATGAAACCTAGCCCGCGCTCATCTGAACCCCAGCCCCGAGAAGGGCTCGAGGAGGCGATCCTGGCCGCCCTAAAAGGCATCCGCTTCGGCTCGGTGGAGATCACCGTGCACGACGCCCGCGTCGTGCAGATCGAGCGCAAGGAGCGCTTTCGGCCCGGTGACGAAGGAGGCGCCCCTATCGGCAACGTAGCCAGCTAG